The window TTTACAGATGTCATGAATGGAAGGCAaatttgatgattcattccatCTTGTCTCCAATAGGAGGAAGGCATTCCTTACCAGTCCCTAGTTTCAAAGTGGTGAACCCCTGCTGCCAGCAGGCTTCTTCAAAAAAATCCATGGGTGACAGAAGATTCATTGATTTCCAGTTCCAAGATTTAAATTCAAGCCTCAGACCCAGGTTGGGCAATGCTACTGCCAATAATACTTGCATTGTTGATGATTCCTTCAAGTATAATCTGAATGGTGCTGTCTACAGTGTTGTATTCATTCTGGGTCTAATAACCAACAGTGCCTCTCTGTTTGTCTTCTGCTTCCGTATGAAAATGAGAAGTGAGACTGCTATTTTCATCACCAATCTGGCGCTTTCTGATTTGCTCTTTGTCtgtactctacctttcaaaatattttacaacttCAACCGCCACTGGCCTTTTGGTGATACCCTCTGCAAGATATCTGGGACTGCATTTCTCACCAACATCTATGGAAGCATGCTATTCCTCACCTGTATTAGTGTGGATCGTTTCCTGGCCATTGTCTATCCCTTTCGATCTCGCACCATAAGGACCAGGCGGAATTCTGCCATTGTGTGTGCTGGAGTCTGGATCCTAGTCCTCAGTGGTGGTATTTCAGCTTCTTTGTTCTCTACCACTAATGTCAACAATGCAACCACCACCTGCTTTGAGGGATTCTCCAAACGTATCTGGAAGACTTACCTGTCCAAGATCACCATATTTATTGAAGTTGTTGGGTTCATCATTCCCCTGATATTGAACGTCTCTTGCTCTTCTGTGGTGCTGAGAACTCTCCGCAAGCCTGCTACATTGTCTCAAATTGGgactaataaaaagaaagtgctGAAGATGATTACAGTGCACATGGCAGTCTTTGTGGTGTGCTTTGTACCTTACAACTCTGTTCTCTTCCTATATGCCCTGGTGCGCTCCCAGGCCATTACTAATTGCTTGTTGGAAAGGTTTGCGAAGATAATGTACCCAATCACACTGTGCCTTGCAACTCTGAACTGTTGTTTTGACCCTTTCATCTATTATTTCACCCTTGAGTCCTTTCAGAAATCCTTCTACATCAATACCCATATCAGGATGGAATCCTTGTTTAAGACTGAGACACCTCTGACCACAAAGCCGTCTCTTCCAGCTATTCAAGAGGAAGTTAGTGATCAAACAAATAATGGTGGTGAACTAATGCTAGAATCCACGTTCTAGGTACGAGAACTGTCTTCAGATCCAGACATAGTTTCTCTTATGATATGTTTTTCTTATACTCTAGATAAGATTTTGAAGCTAATGATACTGAGAATAAATTAATGAACCAAATACAGTCGAATACATTTGTTTAAATGTGTATTGTATATATGCTGTTTTGTTCAGTAATTATAGGTCAAGTCTAATTACGACAACCAAAACAAATGATCAAACTCTTCTGCTGGattgaaatttcattattttattgtatCATGCTGTATAAGTGGCCAATGGCCCTGACTTTAATGATAGGGgagtttaacttttcttttttttttttttggtttatattttaatgttatttggtAATTGGGTTGGGCCTATAAATATAGAACAAATTCAGGGATTATTTCTAAAAAAGTATTTTGTGTTACTACTGACATACACTagtaatttttcctttcttatcaTTGAATTTATTTTAGCAGAAGAACATATTTTAACctaacattattaaaaaggaatgtATTGAATTAAAAAGAGCTTTGAAAATCTGTTATgtgaattttgaaaagaaatttctGCATGAATATATGTGGGAAGAAGCAGAAAAGTTACAGGATTTACATATTTACAATCACAAACAGTgtcttattaaaaatttattttctttactatATTAAGATTTTCATAtgaaatttcaaagtcagaaagcTGCTAAATGCAAGTATgttgccagcaggtgcagaatAAGAAATCACATATAACAACAAAATGTCAGTAAAAATTCCTCACtgcttttcttaatattttctatTATATTTCTTTTGGTAAACTgagttttacaaaaatatttattctccATATATAAACACTTAGAGCACAATGTAGCCAAAAGCTGCTGAATTTGTGCCCAGGTTGGGAGCGAATTGAAAATTAAAGAAGCAAAATAATAGCAAATAATAAACAAAGAACTTATTTAGATAAGCAATCAGTTTTAGGAGGGTAGAtatgtataaatttaaaatatttattatgattaCATTTTGGAGTATGATATAGCCAGAGTTGCTGAATCAGTGATCAAATTGTGAGAAGATTGTAAGAAAAAAACTCTACAGAACCAATCCAATTGCACAAAATAACAAAACAgataaaaaacactaaaaaagcaaacacaaaaaagctacccaagaaacagaaaaattctaACACactagtattttatttatttttgaagttctATAAACTTAAAAGTATTCAGTCATATATATGAAATTTTGGAGCACAGTGCAGGTGGAAATCTGATAAATTTGTGTCGAAGTCAGGAGTAAGACGAGATATATAGCACACCCAAAAAAATCCCTTACAAAGTGAGaacataaaaattttaagcaagattacaaaattttagttttgcatttttaaagcatttctaaAACATGCACAGTACTATAATTCGCATTTGGTGCTTTCGATCAAAATGCAGCTGGCAAGTTGCTGAACTGGCTCCCGAGGcaggagaaattaaaaatatgttatctcaaaaaataaTATGGTATTTAGCcgaaacagatatttaaaaagatacaaaagaacagaaaacattttcagtaaaacttaaaaattctgaaaactgTTACTATTTTGGGGTAGATTGTAATTTAAGAATATTAACATTTCTAAATAACAAAAAATGTAGCTTAAAAAATACTACATTTGTGCTCAGGTcagaagcaaaggaaataaaaactgtcATATGTGCACATATAAGAAAACAACAGAACCCACACCAATTTTAAGAAcctgaaaaacagcaaaaacttttgaaatgtgcactgttccatttttaaaatattcggATGATATAATACTAATAAAATCCTAAGAATTTTCAACTGAAGTTTCCAGgaataatgcatttttttaattgctgaactTGTGCCAGAGAGTGATTAGAGaacttttgaaaagtaaaaattttaaaataataaacgaGTTCCTAAAATTCATAagcctttggttttctttctgatGATAAGGCTTTAAAGTATTGAGATTTTTAAGTAAAAGTTTGTAAACATAATGTAACTTTAAAAACTGCCTGGGTTAGgaagtaattgaaaaaaaaatggtagacaATAGAACAATAGTAAAAATGAATTCTCAAAACTGGCACTACTTTTTCATCATGATTTCAAGTCCTAAAAATAACCATGCACTATATTGTCTTGAGAAGAAAGCTTCTTAATGGAATACATATGACATTAAATTCAGATAGATGAAATTAGCTTGGTAGATTAAGTTTGGTTTTTAGGTTATATTCTCAAATGAAATTAGTAATTACAATATGAATAATCTTTGTTtcctttgatatttttcttttccactttgtgtaattataaattatatgtgACCTTTTGTTTGTGTACTTGGTTCTTGAAATAAAACCGATAGAATAATACAGCAAAGCATTTAATGGGATATGTTAACCAAGTTGGcataaaatgtatcataaaatcaattttcttttatgtaattttcatctttagttttaatttttcatatttcactttcttttagctgattttcattttatggctAATATAACTTGCTAATAATAAAAAACTTGTCATATGAACAATGTAAGCAACAAAATGTATAACGAAGTGTAAATTGacagttttacattttaaagcaaaAGCAATCCTTCATCTATGATTGCAACTTAGATTTCAAATCCTTATTAagtataataaaatgtatttgaattatCTAGCAGTTACGCTGTGGtcaattattcattatttttcatttgtggaCATTCACAGGTATCTCTCTTTTATGTTCCTTTCCTCCTCCAAACAAGTGTTTATTAGAATATAGTATCTGATCAATTCTGATATTTTGGTTTGAGACTAGTGTAGAATTGGCAAACGAAAAATCCCTGGGTGGTTTTTCGtggagcaaaataaaatattaaccaCATCGTTCATTGTTTTTTGTAAATTAGCATTGatgtattttgatttattttttacattttttaaaatttttccttctttttattattatcgttatatgatacagttccatagatcatggAATTTCCCGTATCCTCCCCGATTCCCTCCCctttcactgagttcccttatattattgctatagtacagctcttcatacacagtcatatgtccatcattgtgggcatggagaGTCCAGcggcctattgtcaagatatagtaaacagtttcattgggagtccatctttgtctggaagtagagatgcatactgcattgtatcctcacatctggatatgatattctccattacacagttactatacatcccctttaatgaaaagccacaaaaccaaaatcaatagcaggaagaaaaaaaaagaaattaacaacatgaggttaaataacatgctactgaatcagtaatgtgtcactgaaaaaaatgaaaaagaaaatcaagaaccttcttgaagaaaatgatgtactGTATGATccgagtcattaaagaatttaatcagaagaaagtgttttgaagcgatgaaactaacaaaaaaatcaaaattcatgagatatagtttctgctgatctttgttggtgataagtgtctcctgtaggcaacaaatagatgggctttgttttttcatccagtctattaatctatgacgtttgaatGATgcgtttaagtcatttacattcacgGTTAATATGAaagggtggtaatttggttctgtcattttagcaatgggttgttcattgatttagtcttctgttattttactgggaagttCTCTTTCagaatcatttgtagggcaggtttgaaagggcatattctttttttttttaaagatttatttatttt is drawn from Ochotona princeps isolate mOchPri1 chromosome X, mOchPri1.hap1, whole genome shotgun sequence and contains these coding sequences:
- the LPAR4 gene encoding lysophosphatidic acid receptor 4, with amino-acid sequence MGDRRFIDFQFQDLNSSLRPRLGNATANNTCIVDDSFKYNLNGAVYSVVFILGLITNSASLFVFCFRMKMRSETAIFITNLALSDLLFVCTLPFKIFYNFNRHWPFGDTLCKISGTAFLTNIYGSMLFLTCISVDRFLAIVYPFRSRTIRTRRNSAIVCAGVWILVLSGGISASLFSTTNVNNATTTCFEGFSKRIWKTYLSKITIFIEVVGFIIPLILNVSCSSVVLRTLRKPATLSQIGTNKKKVLKMITVHMAVFVVCFVPYNSVLFLYALVRSQAITNCLLERFAKIMYPITLCLATLNCCFDPFIYYFTLESFQKSFYINTHIRMESLFKTETPLTTKPSLPAIQEEVSDQTNNGGELMLESTF